The following coding sequences lie in one Negativicoccus succinicivorans genomic window:
- the mtnA gene encoding S-methyl-5-thioribose-1-phosphate isomerase, with protein sequence MRHLYWEDDALILLDQRRLPTEEVYITCRKTADVTHAIATLAVRGAPAIGVAAAYACVLAFAESAPSEKSIPQQSVFNAATETLREARPTAVNLAWAVDLQREMYATLLAQKSSYDAAYQALLLQAQKVDSDDLAQNKAIAKHGAALFDRPVTILTHCNAGALATAGIGTALGVIRELHLQKKLITAYMDETRPLLQGARLTAYELTKDKIPCTLICDNMAASAILNKKIDAIIVGADRITTHGDVANKIGTYGLAVLAHYHNIPFYVAAPSSTFDFTLTDGSQIPIEERVAEEVRQFQGVRSTPKNVAVWNPAFDVTPAELVTGMITEKGVLTAPYEQAITKLKEKVKQ encoded by the coding sequence GATGACGCACTTATCTTGCTTGATCAGCGACGTTTACCCACTGAAGAAGTGTATATAACATGCAGAAAGACAGCCGATGTCACTCATGCGATAGCTACGTTAGCTGTACGTGGAGCACCAGCCATAGGCGTCGCGGCGGCGTATGCCTGCGTCTTGGCATTTGCCGAAAGCGCACCGTCAGAAAAAAGCATCCCCCAACAATCTGTCTTTAACGCCGCTACCGAAACTTTACGGGAAGCGCGGCCGACGGCTGTCAATTTAGCCTGGGCTGTGGACTTACAGCGTGAGATGTACGCTACCCTGCTTGCACAAAAATCGTCGTATGACGCGGCTTACCAAGCATTACTTTTGCAAGCGCAAAAAGTGGATAGCGATGACCTTGCACAAAATAAAGCGATAGCTAAACATGGTGCAGCGCTTTTTGATCGACCTGTAACGATTCTTACTCACTGTAATGCGGGAGCACTTGCTACGGCAGGTATCGGAACTGCATTGGGAGTTATCCGCGAATTGCATCTCCAAAAAAAACTAATCACGGCCTATATGGATGAAACGCGACCGCTGCTTCAGGGGGCTCGTCTGACGGCGTATGAACTAACGAAAGATAAAATTCCCTGCACGTTAATTTGTGACAATATGGCCGCAAGCGCTATTTTAAACAAAAAAATAGATGCCATAATCGTCGGTGCGGATCGAATTACCACGCATGGTGATGTTGCTAACAAAATCGGGACTTACGGCTTAGCTGTGCTGGCGCATTATCATAATATTCCATTTTACGTAGCGGCACCGAGCTCGACATTTGACTTCACACTTACCGATGGTTCGCAAATCCCCATTGAAGAACGTGTTGCCGAAGAGGTCCGCCAATTTCAAGGGGTTCGCAGTACGCCGAAAAATGTTGCCGTTTGGAATCCAGCATTTGATGTAACTCCCGCTGAATTGGTGACGGGAATGATTACAGAAAAAGGTGTGTTAACCGCACCATATGAACAGGCAATCACCAAATTAAAAGAGAAGGTGAAACAATGA